One segment of Sesamum indicum cultivar Zhongzhi No. 13 linkage group LG4, S_indicum_v1.0, whole genome shotgun sequence DNA contains the following:
- the LOC105159909 gene encoding microtubule-associated protein 70-2 isoform X1 yields MGSYQNCINGEAEPQRLTSSASFKAKKKPTPAISRAGSEVDDIITLLHGSDPVRVELTRLENEVREKDRELGEAHAEIKALKFSERLKEKAVEELTDELMKVDEKLKATESQLQSKNLEIKKINEEKKAALAAQFAAEATLRRVHAAQKDDEMPPIEAIITPLEAELKLARLEVAKLQDDNRALDRLTKSKEAALLEAERAVQMALAKASLVDDLQNKNQELNKQIEICQEENKIMDKMHRQKVLEVEKLTQSVRELEEAVLAGGAAANAVRDYQRKVQEINEEKRILDRELARAKVSANRVAVVVANDWKDANDKVMPVKQWLEERKFYQGEMQQLKDKLAIAERAAKAEAQLKEKYLLRFKVLEERLKACPNTITRVSSQGRSMGNGTSRRQSLGGSENLSRSSSNGFLSRKINLSVSSRTISASSLLKQAKNLSSSFDGDNTLINSDKVVPDTNEKDNRATHDEENPNNGIINLCENGDGHILPAKTKNENEDCVSGMLYDMLQKEVITLRKACHEKDQTLKDKDDAIEMLAKKVETLNKAMEVEAKKMRREVAAMEKEVATMRNGKDHDQRNRRPSATRGAVVGSHAQPIRNGRYT; encoded by the exons ATGGGGAGTTATCAGAATTGCATTAATGGAGAGGCGGAGCCGCAGAGGCTGACGTCATCTGCTTCGTTCAAGGCTAAGAAGAAGCCCACCCCGGCCATATCCCGGGCCGGCTCGGAGGTGGATGACATCATCACGCTGTTGCATGGCTCTGATCCGGTGCGCGTCGAGCTCACTCGCCTCGAGAACGAAGTCCGAG AGAAGGATAGAGAACTCGGAGAGGCTCATGCAGAAATCAAAGCTTTGAAGTTTTCGGAACGCCTTAAAGAGAAGGCAGTTGAAGAG CTTACTGATGAGCTCATGAAAGTAGATGAGAAGTTGAAAGCGACAGAATCTCAACTTCAAAGCAAG AATctagaaattaagaaaatcaaTGAGGAGAAAAAAGCAGCTCTGGCTGCACAATTTGCTGCAGAAGCCACACTTCGAAGAGTCCATGCTGCACAGAAAGATGATGAGATGCCTCCCATTGAGGCAATCATCACACCTCTGGAGGCCGAGTTAAAGCTGGCAAGACTGGAG GTGGCAAAACTACAGGATGACAACAGAGCACTTGACCGGCTTACTAAATCTAAAGAGGCTGCTCTCTTGGAAGCAGAACGTGCAGTTCAGATGGCTCTAGCAAAAGCGTCCTTGGTTGATGATTTGCAGAACAAGAACCAAGAGCTCAATAAACAGATTGAAATATGCCAG gaagagaataaaataatggatAAAATGCATAGGCAAAAGGTTTTGGAGGTTGAAAAGCTAACACAAAGTGTTCGTGAACTTGAGGAGGCTGTTTTGGCTGGAGGTGCTGCAGCCAATGCTGTTCGCGATTACCAGCGCAAAGTGCAAGAAATAAAT gaagaaaaaagaattctaGATCGTGAACTAGCTCGTGCTAAGGTATCAGCAAATCGTGTAGCTGTGGTAGTTGCAAATGATTGGAAGGATGCCAATGACAAAGTAATGCCAGTAAAGCAGTGGCTTGAAGAAAGAAAGTTCTATCAG GGAGAAATGCAACAGCTGAAAGATAAACTGGCAATTGCAGAGCGTGCTGCTAAGGCAGAGGCACAGTTGAAG GAAAAATACCTGTTACGCTTTAAAGTTTTGGAGGAAAGACTAAAAGCATGTCCAAATACCATAACCCGTGTTTCATCACAAGGAAGAAGTATGGGCAATGGGACTTCACGTAGACAGTCCCTTGGAGGCTCAGAAAACTTGTCTAGATCTTCCTCAAATGGGTTTCTAtccagaaaaataaacttatctGTGTCATCCCGGACCATTAGTGCTAGTTCATTGTTAAAGCAGGCAAAGAATTTGTCAAGTTCATTTGATGGTGATAATACATTAATCAATAGTGACAAGGTGGTTCCAGACACGAATGAGAAAGATAATCGAGCCACCCACGACGAAGAGAACCCAAATAATGGAATAATTAATCTCTGTGAGAATGGGGACGGTCATATTTTACCTGcaaagacaaaaaatgaaaatgaagacTGTGTTTCCGGAATGCTATACGATATGCTGCAGAAAGAGGTTATAACGCTGCGAAAAGCTTGCCATGAGAAAGATCAAACCCTGAAGGACAAAGATGACGCAATTGAG ATGTTGGCCAAAAAGGTTGAGACATTGAACAAAGCAATGGAAGTTGAGGCCAAGAAAATGCGGAGAGAGGTAGCTGCCATGGAAAAGGAAGTTGCTACTATGCGCAATGGTAAAGATCACGATCAAAGAAACCGGCGTCCTAGTGCTACCAGAGGAGCCGTCGTCGGGTCTCATGCACAACCAATAAG GAATGGGAGGTACACTTAA
- the LOC105159909 gene encoding microtubule-associated protein 70-2 isoform X2, which translates to MKVDEKLKATESQLQSKNLEIKKINEEKKAALAAQFAAEATLRRVHAAQKDDEMPPIEAIITPLEAELKLARLEVAKLQDDNRALDRLTKSKEAALLEAERAVQMALAKASLVDDLQNKNQELNKQIEICQEENKIMDKMHRQKVLEVEKLTQSVRELEEAVLAGGAAANAVRDYQRKVQEINEEKRILDRELARAKVSANRVAVVVANDWKDANDKVMPVKQWLEERKFYQGEMQQLKDKLAIAERAAKAEAQLKEKYLLRFKVLEERLKACPNTITRVSSQGRSMGNGTSRRQSLGGSENLSRSSSNGFLSRKINLSVSSRTISASSLLKQAKNLSSSFDGDNTLINSDKVVPDTNEKDNRATHDEENPNNGIINLCENGDGHILPAKTKNENEDCVSGMLYDMLQKEVITLRKACHEKDQTLKDKDDAIEMLAKKVETLNKAMEVEAKKMRREVAAMEKEVATMRNGKDHDQRNRRPSATRGAVVGSHAQPIRNGRYT; encoded by the exons ATGAAAGTAGATGAGAAGTTGAAAGCGACAGAATCTCAACTTCAAAGCAAG AATctagaaattaagaaaatcaaTGAGGAGAAAAAAGCAGCTCTGGCTGCACAATTTGCTGCAGAAGCCACACTTCGAAGAGTCCATGCTGCACAGAAAGATGATGAGATGCCTCCCATTGAGGCAATCATCACACCTCTGGAGGCCGAGTTAAAGCTGGCAAGACTGGAG GTGGCAAAACTACAGGATGACAACAGAGCACTTGACCGGCTTACTAAATCTAAAGAGGCTGCTCTCTTGGAAGCAGAACGTGCAGTTCAGATGGCTCTAGCAAAAGCGTCCTTGGTTGATGATTTGCAGAACAAGAACCAAGAGCTCAATAAACAGATTGAAATATGCCAG gaagagaataaaataatggatAAAATGCATAGGCAAAAGGTTTTGGAGGTTGAAAAGCTAACACAAAGTGTTCGTGAACTTGAGGAGGCTGTTTTGGCTGGAGGTGCTGCAGCCAATGCTGTTCGCGATTACCAGCGCAAAGTGCAAGAAATAAAT gaagaaaaaagaattctaGATCGTGAACTAGCTCGTGCTAAGGTATCAGCAAATCGTGTAGCTGTGGTAGTTGCAAATGATTGGAAGGATGCCAATGACAAAGTAATGCCAGTAAAGCAGTGGCTTGAAGAAAGAAAGTTCTATCAG GGAGAAATGCAACAGCTGAAAGATAAACTGGCAATTGCAGAGCGTGCTGCTAAGGCAGAGGCACAGTTGAAG GAAAAATACCTGTTACGCTTTAAAGTTTTGGAGGAAAGACTAAAAGCATGTCCAAATACCATAACCCGTGTTTCATCACAAGGAAGAAGTATGGGCAATGGGACTTCACGTAGACAGTCCCTTGGAGGCTCAGAAAACTTGTCTAGATCTTCCTCAAATGGGTTTCTAtccagaaaaataaacttatctGTGTCATCCCGGACCATTAGTGCTAGTTCATTGTTAAAGCAGGCAAAGAATTTGTCAAGTTCATTTGATGGTGATAATACATTAATCAATAGTGACAAGGTGGTTCCAGACACGAATGAGAAAGATAATCGAGCCACCCACGACGAAGAGAACCCAAATAATGGAATAATTAATCTCTGTGAGAATGGGGACGGTCATATTTTACCTGcaaagacaaaaaatgaaaatgaagacTGTGTTTCCGGAATGCTATACGATATGCTGCAGAAAGAGGTTATAACGCTGCGAAAAGCTTGCCATGAGAAAGATCAAACCCTGAAGGACAAAGATGACGCAATTGAG ATGTTGGCCAAAAAGGTTGAGACATTGAACAAAGCAATGGAAGTTGAGGCCAAGAAAATGCGGAGAGAGGTAGCTGCCATGGAAAAGGAAGTTGCTACTATGCGCAATGGTAAAGATCACGATCAAAGAAACCGGCGTCCTAGTGCTACCAGAGGAGCCGTCGTCGGGTCTCATGCACAACCAATAAG GAATGGGAGGTACACTTAA